The genomic window GGTTGGTGTTAATCGACAGGAAAAtgacaaacactgtttttaaacttaccGGAGCTCCAGCACTGAAGAggtgccatttttaaaaatctgggaTAACTGTTCGTTAAGGTTACCATCTTGcatcacatacagtacataaaaATGTGATAGTTTTTATTCAGTGCAGAACAGGTGATCCTGTGTTGTCGGTGTAACTCCAACATGAGAATTAACAGAAACATCAACACAACCAAATTGAAAAGACCAGGAGTGATAGAAGCTTTCTTACCGCAGAGATTATTTCTAATGATGCGTTTAGAAATTCTGCTGATCTCTTGTCTTCCATTTTTGGATCATATGTTATGTCAAGCATAAGCTGTCCAGGAAAAACTTtgactaaaagaagaaaatatcatACAGTATTAAAATGTTACACAACAACTGCTGTTCTTCAGCTACACCAGTGGTTCTCAGACTTTTCATGCTGCCCTCCCCCTCAGCTccacaagaagaaaagaaaatgagactaatttcactaaaaaaaaataattaaatagaaCATTTATCTTTTCTAAAACAATAACATCAGTCTTCTCCATCGGCCTCTGATAATTCAAACATAGGCTGAAACAGGACAAATGTGCAGTTACTTTTAGAGCCATAAAAAGTCCAATCTGtacacagaaactaaacacgTAAAAATTTATAAGCACAAAGCATGCAGTAATAAAGGCTGGTATGAGTCTGTTTTCACTGTATTATAGATGGATAGAAGGACGGATGCTTTATTAGCTCCTCCTGCAACTTTGtttaaggctaaaaaaaaaccaggagTAGTCATGCACCTCCTGCAGTTTGGGAACCACAGAAACCTGAACtgatcttttcatttattttagttaaaacttaATTTAGGGTTGTTTATGAGTCGTTTTTAATTGACCAGACACTATTAGATCAAACCCGATGAAACAAATATTGTCGTAAAAGTCAGAAATACTCTCTTTTAGTTGATctcacaaaggcaaaaaaactTAGTTACATCATtgtcagtttaaagaaacaaatcttaCCCTTTTGACAAGTTACAGAATTATAAATTTCACCGGGCGGACACAAGCATACGTAGGTCATATTGAAATGAGCTTCACAGGTGCTTCCGTCAAAACATGGGTTTGGATCACAGGGATCTGAAAGACAAGAAGCCCAAATTCATGCAGCGTACGCTTTACTCATTCCATTTGAAATGCGTGAgcatttaaaggatttttatttatggGAACAGCTATAAATTACTTGAAGATTCTGTTGGAGGAACTTGTGTTGCAGTAGATACAGGTGCTGTGGACGGAGCATCTGTACTGTTTGTGTCTGGAGCTTCTGTACTGATTGTGCCTGGAGCTTCTGTAGCAACGGAAACGCTTGTTCCTGGAGTTGCTGTTGTATCTGTTGTTGactctgtaaataaacaaacaaataacaaataaacaacaagaacatgtcagcaaaataaaatgacagttttttttacagtttgtacaCATCATTCCTCAGACTAGTGTGTAAAAAGTTCAACATATAATGAGAAAATAACACTGTTTATTCAAATTTGGGTTTGGAGACTGTTGAATttagcctttttaaaattatttccttCAATAGATGTGTTGTTCATGCACTGAACCAACGctgtctgtttgtaaaaagaCTTTAAGGAAAAGCCAACAGCTGTTATTTGAACTGAGCATTTATTAGGAAACTTTCATCACGTGATAAGTATATGAGAAGGAGAAGAATATTATGTTGCTTTCTAGATAAGACATAAAGACACTAATTTTATTACTGGTTAATGGAAAAGTAGGAAGTCAGAAGCAGACTACATATTATACTATATTTTACGTTATTGTTGTCCCttcatttcaataaaaccctTTATAAACTTCAGATTGGGTCTAAAATGTTCATCTTCAgtttcctttaattttattttgaggtacaaacactgaaataagTAGATGAGAACAAGTCAGTTTAGaccttaaaaatgtatttatagttGATTTAATcttgataaaaagaaaagaaatccactTACCTGCAATGGCAGAGACAATGAAAAGGACAGCCAGCAGTATGAACTTTTTGGCCATTGTCTCAACGCAATCAAAATTTCAACCCACgaaaaacgaaacaaaatggaaaaaaaaaaacagggaaggCTTCGTGTTGAAACGTTGGCGACTTGAATCCTTGGATGATGAGAGTCAAATCATCCTCCCCGGCGGTTTTAATCAGAAGCCACTCCTCTCAGGGCGTCACTGTTCACTGAAAAGTCTTTCCAAAGCAGAGGAGCTTTGTAAAAAATTTCCTTCTGGGAGTTCAAGGTCATAAACTGTCTCTGTGGCTAATTTTAGAAACAGCTAAAAGGTGTGTCAAAAACCTGGGCCCCTCTGGGTCAGGACAGGGGTCACTGCCCGCTTCGTAAATATATAACATTTAAAGTGAAGATGCTCTTAGCTGGTTGATTAATCATTGTGGCAATACTCCAGTGTCACTGAAATCcaaagtgcaaaaaaagaagaaagtcaaaAGTCCATTCGTTCCAGCAGAATAATACACATAGTTCCGTTATTAGGTTTTCTTTGCCCAGTTTGTTTGAGAACTTTCAATAGAACAATTTATAGATAAAACATaagaattctgttttaaaacactgcagtttaGCTGAACTTTTCACGAGGCCAAGTTAGAGCTCACATAGGTCTGTAAcaagtaaattaaaatgtttttttcactgtAGATTATAGCCATACCATAAAACAGGacaccataccataccatactgCTATAACAGACCATAGCCTGTTTACTCCTtccaattttctgttttagattttctactttaaaaccttctaatttttatttactcaaGATAAAACCAAGACAAtatatgttattttattaaagaatgtTTAGTCTTTGTGAGTCTCAATATGCCAGCTCAGATTAAGacattttgttgtattatttggctaaactaaaacaacttcagttctGTAAGTAAGGAGGAAGCTTCACAGAACAGCAAAgaattttatgaaaatttatgaaaatttttatgaaaaacatttacGCATGTTTTTATCCCATCACTCAAACTCTTTGAGGTTCTTAACAGGTTTGGAAAGTCTGGACAATATGGAAcaactcaataaaaatgttttcttggttGCCATGACATTTTTTGAGCTCTTTTTCTGCTGGCTGATTTTGCTTCTAATTTGAAAAGTTACAGAAATGGGTTAATAATAAACAGAAGGAACACAGATTATATTCCTAGTaagtcattttatgtttttacagcaGTTCCAGCTGTTGTCAATTCTACCTAAGGAAAAGAAATTGAACTGATTTTATCAATAGGACAAATGAAACACAAGTAAGTTTGCAGATCACAATTAAGCCCTGATGTAATATtatgaaagaaactgaaaatgttctcTATGGAGGTTGATTAAACTCCCTTCAGGTATTTTGTGGGTTATATCAAGGTGGCCAGTAAAAGATGGTGAAGCAAACCAAGGTCTGACCTTTAATTTAAGCACACtataatacaaaataatacaGTCAAAGCATAATCAGTTGTACTGCTCAAACTAAAAGGGAGACTGCTGAAAACGTGGCACTTTAAACCGTCTCATATAATGTCTTCAAAGATTTTCCTTAAGGAACTAAACTATAACCTCAATAAATGCTCATAAAGTGTTATCTCCGGGTTGACCTTGTTCTCATTTGCACTGACACACACCTCAATTCCTATAtcactttattgtcattttggGCGTCAGTGGAAAAAGAGGAGGGTTA from Kryptolebias marmoratus isolate JLee-2015 linkage group LG17, ASM164957v2, whole genome shotgun sequence includes these protein-coding regions:
- the LOC108249981 gene encoding mucin-13-like, producing the protein MAKKFILLAVLFIVSAIAESTTDTTATPGTSVSVATEAPGTISTEAPDTNSTDAPSTAPVSTATQVPPTESSNPCDPNPCFDGSTCEAHFNMTYVCLCPPGEIYNSVTCQKVKVFPGQLMLDITYDPKMEDKRSAEFLNASLEIISAVRKLLSLLVFSIWLC